From the Streptomyces syringium genome, one window contains:
- the hrpA gene encoding ATP-dependent RNA helicase HrpA: MSTQPAPATAAGLAARLPELTLRDQQRLGRRLDGARRIRKPEARTAVLAEIAADLDTAELRVASRRAAVPEITYPEQLPVSQKKDEILEAIRDHQVVIVAGETGSGKTTQIPKICLELGRGVKGLIGHTQPRRIAARTVAERVAEELRTPLGEAVGWKVRFTDQVGGETLVKLMTDGILLAEIQTDRELRQYDTIIIDEAHERSLNIDFILGYLAQLLPRRPDLKVVITSATIDPERFSRHFGEAPIVEVSGRTYPVEVRYRPLLEEDSSDPDRDQITAICDAVDELQREGDGDILVFLSGEREIRDTADALEKKKLRFTEVLPLYARLSHAEQHRVFQRHSGRRIVLATNVAETSLTVPGIRYVIDPGSARISRYSHRTKVQRLPIEPVSQASANQRKGRCGRTSDGICIRLYSEDDFLSRPEFTDAEILRTNLASVILQMTAAGLGDIEKFPFIDPPDRRNIKDGVDLLQELGAIDPKEKDHKKRLTPLGRKLSQLPLDPRLARMVLEADRNGCAREVMVIAAALSIQDPRERPSEKQQQADQQHARFKDETSDFLAFLNLWRYVREQQKTLSSSAFRRMCKSEFLNYLRIREWQDIYSQLRTVAKTMGIQFAEGDAAPDHIHQSLLVGLLSHIGLKDTEKNEYLGARSAKFAAFPGSALFKKPPRWIMSAELVETSRLWARVNAKIEPEWVEPLAQHLVKRTYSEPHWEQKQAAVMAYERVTLYGVPIVAQRKVNYGRIDPETSRDLFIRNALVEGDWRTHHQFFHDNRKLLGEVEELEHRARRRDIMVDDETLFDFYDQRLPEHVVSGAHFDSWWKHKRREEPELLNFEHSMLINENAEAVTKDDYPDSWRQGRLKFKVTYQFEPGADADGVTVHVPLQVLNQVSAEGFDWQIPGLREDLVTELIRSLPKPIRRNYVPAPNYAKAFLDRAVPLQEPLATTLTRELQRMVGVRMEPEDFDFGKVPDHLKITFRIIDERKRKIAEDKDLEALRIRLKPKTQAAITKAFEQASVTTAGDAGGPRGPEQRSGLTQWTIGTLPRTFETRRAGQPVKAYPALVDEGSSVAVRLFDTEPEQREAMWAGTRRLILLNLPSNPAKFAQDKLNNQQKLALSRNPHGSIQALFDDCVSGAADKLIAAHGGPAWDEESFRKLFDAVRADIVDATLDAIRKVREVLAAWQACERRLKDTKSLVLIPSVTDVKEQLADLVRPGFVTAHGVRRLPDLLRYLVAVDRRLTQLPTNAERDRTRMAKVHEMRDEYLWLLEQFPKGRPVPQEARDIRWMIEELRVSYFAHALGTAHPVSDKRIVKAIDALAP, translated from the coding sequence CCCCGCCACCGCCGCCGGCCTCGCCGCCCGCCTGCCCGAGCTGACGCTGCGCGATCAGCAGCGGCTGGGCCGCCGGCTCGACGGCGCGCGCCGCATCCGTAAGCCCGAAGCCCGAACGGCCGTACTGGCCGAGATCGCGGCCGATCTCGACACCGCCGAACTGCGCGTCGCCAGCCGCCGCGCGGCCGTGCCCGAGATCACCTACCCCGAACAGCTGCCGGTCAGCCAGAAGAAGGACGAGATTCTCGAAGCGATCCGCGACCACCAGGTCGTGATCGTCGCGGGCGAGACCGGCTCCGGCAAGACCACCCAGATCCCGAAGATCTGTCTGGAGCTCGGCCGGGGGGTCAAGGGCCTCATCGGCCACACCCAGCCCCGCCGGATCGCCGCCCGCACCGTGGCGGAGCGGGTCGCCGAGGAGCTGCGCACCCCGCTCGGCGAGGCGGTCGGCTGGAAGGTCCGCTTCACCGACCAGGTCGGCGGCGAGACGCTCGTGAAGCTGATGACCGACGGCATCCTGCTCGCCGAGATCCAGACGGACCGCGAGCTGCGCCAATACGACACGATCATCATCGACGAGGCGCACGAGCGCAGCCTCAACATCGACTTCATCCTGGGCTACCTCGCCCAGCTGCTGCCCCGCCGCCCCGACCTCAAGGTCGTCATCACCTCGGCGACGATCGACCCGGAGCGCTTCTCCCGCCACTTCGGGGAGGCCCCGATCGTGGAGGTCAGCGGGCGTACGTACCCCGTCGAGGTGCGCTACCGGCCGCTGCTGGAGGAGGACTCCAGCGACCCCGACCGCGATCAGATCACCGCGATCTGCGACGCCGTCGACGAGCTCCAGCGCGAGGGCGACGGCGACATCCTGGTCTTCCTCTCCGGCGAGCGGGAGATCCGGGACACCGCCGACGCGCTGGAAAAGAAGAAACTCCGGTTCACAGAGGTGCTGCCGCTGTACGCGCGGCTGTCGCACGCCGAGCAGCACCGGGTCTTCCAGCGCCACAGCGGCCGTCGCATCGTCCTCGCGACGAACGTGGCGGAGACGTCCCTGACCGTGCCGGGCATCCGGTACGTCATCGACCCGGGCTCGGCCCGTATCTCGCGCTACAGCCACCGCACCAAGGTGCAGCGGCTGCCGATCGAGCCGGTCAGCCAGGCGAGCGCCAACCAGCGCAAGGGCCGCTGCGGCCGTACGTCGGACGGCATCTGCATCCGGCTCTACTCCGAGGACGACTTCCTCTCCCGGCCGGAGTTCACCGACGCGGAGATCCTCCGGACGAACCTGGCCTCCGTCATCCTCCAGATGACCGCCGCCGGGCTCGGGGACATCGAGAAGTTCCCGTTCATCGACCCGCCGGACCGGCGCAACATCAAGGACGGTGTCGACCTCCTCCAGGAGCTGGGGGCGATCGATCCCAAGGAGAAGGACCACAAGAAGCGGCTCACCCCGCTCGGCCGCAAGCTCTCGCAGCTGCCGCTGGACCCCCGGCTGGCCCGGATGGTCCTGGAGGCCGACCGCAACGGCTGTGCGCGCGAGGTCATGGTCATCGCCGCCGCGCTGTCCATCCAGGACCCGCGCGAGCGGCCCTCGGAGAAGCAGCAGCAGGCGGACCAGCAGCACGCCCGGTTCAAGGACGAGACGAGCGACTTCCTCGCCTTCCTGAACCTGTGGCGCTATGTGCGCGAGCAGCAGAAGACGCTGTCCTCCTCGGCCTTCCGCCGGATGTGCAAGTCGGAGTTCCTGAACTATCTGCGGATACGCGAGTGGCAGGACATCTACAGCCAGCTGCGTACGGTCGCGAAGACGATGGGCATCCAGTTCGCGGAGGGCGACGCGGCGCCCGACCACATCCATCAGTCGCTGCTGGTGGGTCTGCTGTCCCATATCGGTCTCAAGGACACCGAGAAGAACGAATACCTCGGTGCCCGCAGCGCGAAGTTCGCGGCGTTCCCGGGCTCGGCGCTGTTCAAGAAGCCGCCGCGCTGGATCATGTCGGCGGAGCTGGTGGAGACCTCGCGGCTGTGGGCGCGGGTCAATGCGAAGATCGAGCCGGAATGGGTCGAGCCGCTCGCCCAGCACCTGGTGAAGCGCACGTACAGCGAGCCGCACTGGGAACAGAAGCAGGCGGCCGTGATGGCCTACGAGCGGGTGACGCTGTACGGCGTGCCGATCGTGGCCCAGCGGAAGGTGAACTACGGGCGGATCGACCCGGAGACCAGCCGTGATCTCTTCATCCGCAATGCCCTGGTCGAGGGCGACTGGCGGACCCATCACCAGTTCTTCCACGACAACCGCAAACTGCTCGGCGAGGTCGAGGAGTTGGAGCACCGCGCCCGGCGTCGCGACATCATGGTCGACGACGAGACGCTCTTCGACTTCTACGACCAGCGGCTGCCCGAGCACGTGGTCTCGGGTGCGCATTTCGACTCCTGGTGGAAGCACAAGCGGCGCGAGGAGCCGGAGCTGCTCAATTTCGAGCACTCCATGCTCATCAATGAGAACGCCGAGGCGGTCACCAAGGACGACTATCCGGATTCCTGGCGGCAGGGGCGGCTGAAGTTCAAGGTGACCTATCAGTTCGAGCCGGGCGCGGACGCGGACGGTGTGACCGTCCATGTGCCGCTCCAGGTGCTCAACCAGGTCTCTGCCGAGGGCTTCGACTGGCAGATCCCCGGGCTCCGCGAGGATCTGGTGACCGAGCTGATCCGCTCCCTCCCGAAGCCGATCCGGCGGAACTACGTCCCGGCGCCCAACTACGCCAAGGCGTTCCTGGACCGGGCCGTGCCCCTGCAGGAGCCGCTGGCCACGACGCTGACGCGGGAGCTGCAGCGGATGGTGGGCGTCCGGATGGAGCCGGAGGACTTCGACTTCGGCAAGGTCCCCGACCACCTGAAGATCACCTTCCGGATCATTGACGAGCGCAAGCGGAAGATCGCGGAGGACAAGGACCTCGAGGCGCTGCGGATCCGGCTCAAGCCGAAGACGCAGGCCGCGATCACCAAGGCCTTCGAGCAGGCCTCCGTGACCACCGCGGGCGACGCGGGCGGGCCGCGCGGCCCGGAGCAGCGCTCGGGGCTGACCCAGTGGACGATCGGGACGCTGCCGCGCACCTTCGAGACCCGGCGGGCGGGTCAGCCGGTGAAGGCGTATCCGGCGCTGGTGGACGAGGGCTCGTCGGTGGCGGTGCGGCTCTTCGACACCGAGCCGGAGCAGCGCGAGGCGATGTGGGCCGGCACCCGTCGGCTCATCCTGCTCAATCTGCCGTCCAACCCCGCGAAATTCGCCCAGGACAAGCTGAACAACCAGCAGAAGCTCGCCCTGTCGCGGAACCCGCACGGCTCCATCCAGGCCCTCTTCGACGACTGTGTGTCCGGTGCCGCCGACAAGCTGATCGCGGCGCACGGCGGGCCCGCGTGGGACGAGGAGTCCTTCCGCAAGCTCTTCGACGCCGTGCGGGCGGACATCGTGGACGCGACGCTGGACGCCATCCGCAAGGTGCGGGAGGTGCTGGCCGCCTGGCAGGCGTGCGAGCGCCGGCTGAAGGACACGAAGTCGCTCGTGCTGATCCCGTCCGTCACCGACGTCAAGGAGCAGCTGGCGGACCTCGTACGGCCCGGCTTCGTGACCGCCCACGGCGTGCGCCGGCTGCCGGACCTGCTGCGGTATCTGGTGGCGGTCGACCGGCGGCTGACGCAACTGCCCACCAACGCCGAGCGGGACCGCACCCGGATGGCGAAGGTGCACGAGATGCGCGACGAGTACCTCTGGCTCCTGGAGCAGTTCCCCAAGGGGCGGCCCGTGCCGCAGGAGGCGCGGGACATCCGCTGGATGATCGAGGAGCTGCGGGTCAGCTACTTCGCCCACGCGCTGGGCACGGCCCATCCGGTGTCGGACAAGCGGATCGTGAAGGCCATCGACGCGTTGGCGCCTTAG
- a CDS encoding DUF6274 family protein encodes MTKTRTGSERTERIRHETRALLRAHLSAASGYRHLTRHCPVCHRLLRLAQEAGSGAGDETPARAAGVAERDTRHDTERDAEGAAGAGG; translated from the coding sequence ATGACGAAGACCCGGACCGGATCCGAGCGGACCGAGCGCATCAGGCATGAGACGAGGGCGTTGCTGCGCGCCCACCTCTCGGCCGCCTCGGGGTACCGCCACCTGACCAGACACTGCCCGGTGTGCCATCGGCTCCTGAGGCTCGCCCAGGAGGCCGGCAGCGGCGCGGGCGACGAGACCCCCGCACGGGCCGCGGGCGTCGCCGAGCGCGACACCCGGCACGACACCGAGCGTGATGCCGAGGGCGCGGCCGGCGCCGGGGGGTGA
- the bldC gene encoding developmental transcriptional regulator BldC, translating to MTARTPDAEPLLTPAEVATMFRVDPKTVTRWAKAGKLTSIRTLGGHRRYREAEVRALLAGIPQQRSEA from the coding sequence ATGACCGCTCGCACCCCTGATGCCGAGCCGCTGCTGACCCCGGCTGAGGTTGCCACGATGTTCCGCGTGGACCCGAAGACGGTCACGCGCTGGGCCAAGGCAGGCAAGCTCACGTCCATCCGCACGCTCGGAGGACACCGGCGATACCGCGAAGCGGAGGTCCGCGCGCTGCTGGCGGGCATTCCGCAGCAGCGTAGCGAGGCCTGA
- a CDS encoding Leu/Phe/Val dehydrogenase — translation MTDVRPTSGAEGVLHTLFHSDQGGHEQVVLCQDRESGLKAVIALHSTALGPALGGTRFYTYASEEEAVRDALNLSRGMSYKNALAGLDHGGGKAVIIGDPDLIKTEQLLLAYGRFVASLGGRYVTACDVGTYVQDMDVVARENRWTTGRSPENGGAGDSSVLTAFGVFQGMRAAAQTQWGEPTLRGRRVGVAGVGKVGHHLVEHLVEDGAEVVITDVRAEAVERITARHPQVTSVVDADVLIRTPLDVYAPCALGGALNDETVAALTATVVCGAANNQLAHPGVEKDLADRGVLYAPDYVVNAGGVIQVADELHGFDFDRAKAKATKIFDTTLAIFERAKADGIPPAAAADRLAEQRMADARAAATGPTAP, via the coding sequence GTGACTGACGTACGTCCCACCTCCGGCGCCGAAGGCGTACTGCACACCCTGTTCCACTCGGACCAGGGCGGCCACGAGCAGGTTGTGCTGTGCCAGGACCGCGAGAGCGGCCTGAAGGCCGTCATCGCCCTCCACTCCACCGCCCTGGGCCCCGCCCTCGGCGGCACCCGTTTCTACACGTACGCCTCCGAGGAGGAGGCGGTGCGGGACGCGCTCAATCTGTCGCGCGGCATGTCGTACAAGAACGCGCTGGCGGGCCTCGATCACGGTGGCGGTAAGGCAGTGATCATCGGCGACCCCGATCTGATCAAGACCGAACAACTTCTGCTGGCCTACGGTCGGTTCGTGGCCTCCCTCGGTGGGCGTTATGTCACGGCTTGCGATGTCGGCACCTATGTCCAGGACATGGACGTGGTCGCCCGCGAGAACCGCTGGACCACCGGCCGCTCCCCCGAGAACGGCGGCGCCGGCGACTCCTCGGTCCTCACCGCCTTCGGTGTCTTCCAGGGCATGCGGGCCGCCGCGCAGACCCAGTGGGGCGAGCCGACGCTGCGCGGGCGCCGGGTCGGCGTCGCGGGCGTCGGGAAGGTCGGCCACCACCTCGTCGAGCATCTGGTGGAGGACGGCGCGGAGGTCGTCATCACGGACGTCCGCGCGGAGGCCGTGGAGCGGATCACCGCCCGGCACCCCCAGGTGACCTCCGTCGTCGACGCCGACGTACTGATCCGTACGCCGCTCGACGTCTACGCGCCCTGCGCCCTCGGCGGCGCGCTGAACGACGAGACGGTGGCCGCCCTCACCGCCACCGTCGTCTGCGGCGCGGCCAACAACCAGCTCGCCCATCCGGGCGTGGAGAAGGACCTCGCCGACCGCGGCGTCCTCTATGCCCCGGACTACGTGGTGAACGCGGGCGGCGTGATCCAGGTCGCGGACGAGCTGCACGGCTTCGACTTCGACCGGGCGAAGGCCAAGGCGACGAAGATCTTCGACACGACGCTGGCCATATTCGAGCGGGCCAAGGCGGACGGCATCCCGCCGGCCGCCGCCGCGGACCGGCTCGCCGAGCAGCGGATGGCGGACGCCCGTGCCGCCGCCACGGGGCCGACCGCTCCGTAA
- a CDS encoding DUF3073 domain-containing protein, with protein sequence MGRGRAKAKQTKVARQLKYNSGGTDLSRLANELGASPAKQPLPSEPLEKDDELDDDPYAQYADRYNDEEDEDEQSPETYRRRA encoded by the coding sequence ATGGGGCGCGGCCGGGCCAAGGCCAAGCAGACAAAGGTCGCCCGCCAGCTGAAGTACAACAGCGGCGGGACCGACCTCTCACGTCTGGCCAATGAGCTGGGCGCATCGCCGGCGAAGCAGCCGCTGCCAAGCGAGCCGCTCGAAAAGGACGATGAGCTGGACGACGATCCGTACGCTCAGTACGCGGATCGTTACAACGACGAAGAGGACGAGGACGAGCAATCGCCCGAGACCTATCGTCGCCGCGCTTGA
- the purM gene encoding phosphoribosylformylglycinamidine cyclo-ligase, with product MPETTGASYASAGVDIEAGDLAVELMKKWVKKATRPEVVGGLGGFAGLFDASALKRYERPLLASATDGVGTKVDIARRMGVYDTIGHDLVGMVVDDLVVCGAEPLFMTDYICVGKVYPERVAAIVKGIAEGCVLAGCALVGGETAEHPGLLAADDFDVAGAGTGVVEADRVLGSDLIRKGDAVIAMASSGLHSNGYSLVRHVLFDRAGWELDREVPEFGRTLGEELLEPTKIYSLDCLALTRTAEVHAFSHITGGGLANNLARVMPAGLHASVDRSTWAPGAVFDLVGQLGGVERLELEKTLNMGVGMIAVVPQESVDVALATFADRGVESWVAGEITERGDHAEPVALTGDYAS from the coding sequence ATGCCTGAGACCACCGGTGCCAGCTACGCAAGCGCGGGCGTCGACATCGAAGCCGGCGATCTCGCCGTCGAGCTCATGAAGAAGTGGGTGAAGAAGGCCACCCGTCCGGAGGTCGTCGGCGGCCTCGGCGGCTTCGCCGGTCTCTTCGACGCCAGCGCCCTCAAGCGCTACGAGCGCCCGCTGCTCGCCTCCGCGACCGACGGCGTCGGCACGAAGGTCGACATCGCCCGGCGGATGGGGGTCTACGACACCATCGGCCACGACCTGGTCGGCATGGTCGTGGACGACCTCGTGGTGTGCGGCGCCGAGCCGCTCTTCATGACCGACTACATCTGCGTCGGCAAGGTCTACCCGGAGCGGGTCGCGGCCATCGTCAAGGGCATCGCCGAGGGCTGTGTCCTCGCGGGCTGCGCCCTCGTCGGCGGCGAGACGGCCGAGCACCCGGGGCTGCTGGCAGCCGATGACTTCGATGTGGCCGGCGCAGGCACGGGCGTGGTCGAGGCCGACCGGGTCCTGGGGTCCGACCTCATTCGAAAGGGTGACGCCGTCATCGCGATGGCGTCGTCCGGACTTCACTCGAACGGGTACTCACTGGTCCGCCATGTGCTCTTCGACCGGGCCGGCTGGGAGCTGGACCGTGAGGTTCCGGAGTTCGGCCGCACCCTCGGCGAGGAGCTGCTGGAGCCCACCAAGATCTACTCGCTGGACTGTCTCGCCCTCACCCGCACGGCCGAGGTGCACGCCTTCTCGCACATCACCGGCGGTGGCCTCGCCAACAACCTGGCCCGGGTCATGCCGGCCGGGCTGCACGCGAGCGTCGACCGGTCGACCTGGGCGCCGGGCGCGGTGTTCGACCTCGTGGGGCAGCTCGGCGGTGTGGAGCGGCTGGAGCTGGAGAAGACCCTGAACATGGGCGTCGGCATGATCGCCGTTGTGCCGCAGGAGTCCGTGGACGTGGCCCTGGCGACGTTCGCCGACCGGGGCGTGGAGTCCTGGGTCGCGGGAGAGATCACCGAGCGCGGCGACCACGCCGAGCCGGTGGCGCTGACCGGAGACTATGCGAGCTGA
- the purF gene encoding amidophosphoribosyltransferase: MPRGDGRLSHDLLPGEKGPQDACGVFGVWAPGEEVAKLTYFGLYALQHRGQESAGIAVSNGSQILVFKDMGLVSQVFDETSLGSLQGHIAVGHARYSTTGASVWENAQPTFRATANGSIALGHNGNLVNTAQLAEMVAALPRENGRATQVAATNDTDLVTALLAGQTDADGKPLTIEEAAAKVLPDVQGAFSLVFMDEHTLYAARDPQGIRPLVLGRLERGWVVASETAALDICGASFVREVEPGELVAIDENGVRTSRFAEARPKGCVFEYVYLARPDTDIAGRNVYLSRVEMGRKLAAEAPVEADLVIPTPESGTPAAVGYAEASGIPYGTGLVKNSYVGRTFIQPSQTIRQLGIRLKLNPLKEVIRGKRLVVVDDSIVRGNTQRALVRMLREAGAAEVHIRISSPPVKWPCFFGIDFATRAELIANGMTVEEIGKSLGADSLAYISIDGMIEATTIAKPNLCRACFDGEYPMPLPDPELLGKQLLESELAGGTDAADALRRP, translated from the coding sequence GTGCCTCGTGGTGACGGACGACTCAGCCACGACCTGCTCCCCGGTGAGAAGGGCCCCCAGGACGCTTGTGGCGTCTTCGGTGTCTGGGCTCCGGGTGAAGAGGTCGCCAAACTCACCTATTTCGGACTGTATGCATTGCAGCACCGTGGACAGGAGTCCGCGGGTATCGCTGTGAGCAACGGCTCCCAGATCCTCGTTTTCAAGGACATGGGACTTGTCTCCCAAGTCTTCGACGAGACCTCCCTCGGCTCCCTCCAGGGCCATATCGCGGTCGGACATGCCCGCTACTCCACCACCGGAGCCTCGGTGTGGGAGAACGCGCAGCCGACCTTCCGCGCGACCGCCAACGGCTCCATCGCCCTCGGTCACAACGGCAATCTGGTCAATACCGCCCAGCTGGCCGAGATGGTCGCCGCCCTCCCCCGGGAGAACGGCCGGGCCACCCAGGTCGCGGCGACCAATGACACGGACCTGGTCACCGCGCTCCTCGCGGGCCAGACCGACGCCGACGGCAAGCCGCTGACCATCGAGGAAGCGGCCGCCAAGGTCCTCCCCGATGTGCAGGGCGCCTTCTCGCTCGTCTTCATGGACGAGCACACGCTGTACGCGGCCCGTGATCCGCAGGGCATCCGCCCGCTGGTCCTCGGCCGGCTGGAGCGCGGCTGGGTGGTGGCCTCCGAGACCGCCGCCCTCGACATCTGCGGCGCCTCCTTCGTACGCGAGGTCGAGCCCGGCGAACTGGTCGCCATCGACGAGAACGGCGTACGGACCTCCCGGTTCGCGGAGGCGAGGCCCAAGGGCTGCGTCTTCGAGTACGTCTACCTCGCGCGCCCCGACACCGACATCGCGGGCCGCAACGTCTATCTCTCCCGGGTCGAGATGGGCCGCAAGCTCGCGGCCGAGGCCCCGGTCGAGGCCGACCTGGTGATACCGACCCCGGAGTCCGGCACCCCGGCCGCCGTGGGATACGCGGAGGCCAGCGGCATCCCGTACGGCACCGGCCTGGTCAAGAACTCCTACGTCGGCCGGACCTTCATCCAGCCGAGCCAGACCATCCGCCAGCTCGGTATCCGGCTCAAGCTCAACCCGCTCAAGGAAGTCATCCGCGGCAAGCGGCTCGTGGTCGTCGACGACTCCATCGTCCGCGGCAACACCCAGCGCGCCCTGGTCCGGATGCTCCGCGAGGCCGGCGCCGCCGAGGTCCACATCCGGATCAGCTCGCCCCCGGTGAAGTGGCCGTGCTTCTTCGGCATCGACTTCGCCACCCGCGCCGAGCTGATCGCCAACGGCATGACGGTCGAGGAGATCGGCAAGTCGCTGGGCGCGGACTCGCTCGCGTACATCTCCATCGACGGCATGATCGAGGCGACCACCATCGCCAAGCCGAACCTCTGCCGTGCCTGCTTCGACGGCGAGTACCCGATGCCGCTGCCCGACCCCGAGCTGCTGGGCAAGCAGCTGCTGGAGTCGGAGCTGGCCGGCGGCACCGACGCCGCCGACGCGCTCCGCCGCCCGTAA